The following coding sequences are from one Nicotiana tomentosiformis chromosome 3, ASM39032v3, whole genome shotgun sequence window:
- the LOC104100901 gene encoding lysM domain receptor-like kinase 3, with product MDHIQPTFLAILCLFTIFQTIPLCSSAPLNCTDTGRLCTSFLAFKPSPEETLPVIQSMFDVLPNDITIEGNGKGYVFIRKNCTCASGINKYSTNSTFTVRKNNGSVYNIVLDAYNGLAYFPSNFTREAKKGAVVSLKLMCGCSSGLWNYLMSYVMRDGDTVQSMSSRFGVSMDNIETVNGIANPDNFTVGSLYYVPLNSVPGDPYPVENHTVPAPVPAPAAADISEIKENRRSHALYWWIIGGLGVGLLLLIAVILAFVSWRSSSCFSRSERSHTAGSNEKISHKFQVLRNTSFCCASGRYICGDSGDQKEPNGESSDQQMNIPKVIGTDVFDMEKPLVFIYEDILSSTDGFSESNLLGHGTYGSVYYAILRNQEVAIKRMTATKTREFTAEMKVLCKVHHLNLVELIGYAVSNDELFLVYEYAQKGSLKSHLHDPQNKGHTPLSWIMRVQIALDAARGLEYIHEHTKPHYVHRDIKTSNILLDDSFRAKISDFGLSKLMGITNDGEASATRVVGTYGYVAPEYLRDGLATTKTDVYAFGVVLFEMLTGKEAVTRTEGNVMKTAERRSLVSLMLAALRNSPDSTSMTSLKDQLDPSLMDLYPSDCVFKVAMLAKQCADDDPILRPDMKQVVITLSQILLSSVEWEATLAGNSQVFSGIVQGR from the exons ATGGATCATATTCAACCAACTTTTCTTGCAATTCTTTGTCTGTTCACCATTTTTCAAACAATTCCTCTTTGTTCATCTGCTCCACTAAATTGTACGGACACAGGTCGTTTGTGTACTTCTTTCTTGGCTTTTAAGCCCAGCCCAGAAGAGACTCTACCAGTGATTCAAAGCATGTTTGATGTGTTACCTAATGACATAACTATTGAAGGCAACGGTAAAGGTTATGTTTTTATAAGAAAGAACTGTACTTGTGCTTCTGGGATCAACAAGTACTCGACAAATTCCACATTTACGGTTAGAAAAAACAATGGATCTGTGTATAATATTGTTCTTGATGCCTATAATGGGTTGGCTTATTTTCCCTCGAATTTTACAAGGGAGGCAAAGAAAGGGGCAGTGGTTTCATTGAAGCTCATGTGTGGTTGCTCAAGTGGGCTGTGGAATTATCTTATGAGTTATGTGATGAGAGATGGGGATACTGTACAGTCTATGTCAAGTAGGTTTGGGGTTAGTATGGATAATATTGAGACTGTTAATGGAATTGCTAATCCTGATAATTTCACTGTGGGCTCTTTATACTATGTGCCATTGAATTCAG TTCCTGGTGATCCATATCCTGTGGAAAATCATACCGTTCCTGCTCCTGTTCCAGCACCTGCTGCTGCTGATATTTCAG AAATTAAGGAGAATCGGAGGAGTCATGCACTTTACTGGTGGATAATTGGGGGTTTGGGTGTTGGTCTTCTTCTCCTAATTGCCGTCATTCTTGCTTTTGTTTCCTGGAGGTCGTCAAGTTGTTTTTCCAGAAGTGAGAGAAGTCACACAGCAGGTTCAAACGAGAAGATTTCTCATAAGTTCCAGGTTCTTCGAAATACAAGTTTCTGTTGTGCATCAGGAAGGTACATCTGCGGTGATTCAGGGGACCAGAAAGAACCTAATGGAGAATCTAGTGACCAACAGATGAATATTCCAAAAG TTATAGGGACTGATGTCTTTGACATGGAAAAACCTCTTGTTTTCATCTATGAAGACATTCTATCTTCTACTGATGGATTCTCTGAGTCCAATCTTCTTGGTCATGGAACCTATGGCTCTGTCTATTACGCCATTCTCCGCAACCAG GAAGTTGCAATCAAAAGAATGACAGCCACTAAAACAAGAGAATTTACTGCTGAGATGAAAGTTCTTTGTAAAGTTCATCATTTGAATTTG GTAGAATTGATCGGTTATGCCGTCAGTAATGATGAACTATTCTTAGTTTATGAATATGCCCAGAAGGGTTCTCTTAAAAGCCACTTGCATGATCCTCAGAACAAAG GCCATACACCGCTCTCTTGGATCATGAGAGTCCAAATTGCACTTGATGCTGCTAGAGGTCTGGAATACATTCATGAGCACACCAAGCCGCATTATGTGCATCGAGATATAAAGACAAGCAACATCCTTCTTGACGATTCTTTTAGAGCAAAG ATTTCAGATTTTGGTTTGTCAAAACTTATGGGGATAACGAATGATGGAGAAGCCTCTGCAACACGAGTTGTTGGAACCTATGGCTATGTAGCTCCAGA GTATTTGAGGGACGGCTTGGCAACTACGAAGACTGATGTGTATGCATTTGGTGTTGTGCTTTTTGAGATGCTGACAGGGAAAGAAGCCGTCACCCGGACTGAAGGCAATGTGATGAAAACTGCAGAAAGACGTTCGTTAGTGTCCCTT ATGCTGGCAGCTCTGAGGAACTCTCCAGACTCCACTAGTATGACAAGCTTGAAAGACCAGCTCGATCCCAGTTTGATGGACTTATACCCTTCTGACTGTGTTTTCAAG GTGGCTATGCTGGCTAAGCAATGTGCGGATGATGATCCAATATTGAGACCAGACATGAAGCAAGTGGTGATTACGCTTTCTCAAATACTCTTATCTTCTGTGGAGTGGGAAGCAACCCTTGCTGGGAATAGTCAAGTGTTTAGTGGCATTGTGCAGGGAAGATAA
- the LOC104100902 gene encoding clavaminate synthase-like protein At3g21360 → MPENLLTQVGIPQQKHYNGVPFPAVLSPNPNSTISQLPQIIKEQKPWLGSLLQQSGAILIRGFPVNSASDFNDVVEAFGYEELPYVGGAAPRTNVLGRVFTANESPPDQKIPFHHEMAQVPEYPSKLFFFCDVEPGSGGETPIVLSHVVYEKMKSKYPDFVERLEEHGLIYIRVLGEDDDPSSPIGRGWKSTFLTKDKSVAEERAAKLGMKLEWIEDGVKTAMGPIPGIKFNQERQQKIWFNSMVAAYTGWKDARNDPVKAVTFGDGQPLPAEVIHDCLRILEDESVTIPWKKGDVLLIDNLAVLHSRKPFNPPRRILASLCK, encoded by the exons atgccaGAAAATTTGTTGACCCAAGTTGGAATACCTCAACAGAAGCACTACAATGGAGTTCCCTTTCCTGCTGTTTTATCTCCGAACCCAAACTCTACTATCTCACAACTACCACAGATAATCAAAGAGCAAAAACCATGGCTTGGTTCTCTGCTCCAACAATCTGGGGCTATTCTTATCAGGGGATTTCCTGTAAACTCGGCATCAGATTTTAATGATGTCGTTGAAGCTTTTGGCTACGAGGAACTGCCGTACGTGGGTGGTGCTGCTCCTCGTACCAACGTTCTTGGCCGTGTCTTCACCGCTAATGAGTCCCCACCTGATCAAAAAATTCCCTTTCATCATGAAATGGCTCAG GTTCCCGAGTATCCAtcaaaattgtttttcttttgtgATGTTGAACCTGGAAGTGGAGGAGAAACTCCAATAGTGCTCAGTCATGTTGTGTATGAGAAGATGAAAAGCAAGTATCCTGATTTTGTTGAGCGATTGGAAGAGCATGGCTTAATTTATATAAGGGTATTAGGAGAAGATGATGATCCTTCTTCCCCAATTGGCCGAGGCTGGAAATCAACATTTTTAACTAAAGACAAGAGCGTGGCTGAAGAAAG GGCTGCAAAGTTAGGGATGAAGCTGGAATGGATAGAGGATGGAGTTAAAACCGCAATGGGGCCTATACCAGGCATCAAATTCAACCAAGAAAGGCAGCAGAAAATATGGTTTAATAGCATGGTAGCTGCATATACCGGGTGGAAAGATGCTAGAAATGATCCAGTGAAAGCAGTCACTTTTGGAGATGGTCAACCTTTGCCTGCTGAAGTTATACATGATTGCTTAAGAATCCTTGAGGATGAAAGTGTTACAATTCCATGGAAGAAAGGCGACGTCTTGCTTATTGATAATTTGGCTGTTCTTCACTCCAGGAAGCCTTTCAATCCACCTCGTCGCATATTAGCTTCACTTTGCAAGTAA